The Eriocheir sinensis breed Jianghai 21 chromosome 21, ASM2467909v1, whole genome shotgun sequence genome includes a region encoding these proteins:
- the LOC127001802 gene encoding serine/arginine-rich splicing factor 7-like isoform X1, producing the protein MPSSLDCKVYVGDLGSGASKQELEEAFSYYGPLRNVWVARNPPGFAFVEFEDVRDAEDAVRGLDGRTICGRRVRVELSTGKSRSRFRGPPPRRGRPFHPEDRCYECGERGHYARDCYRYSRRYGSRYSRSRSRSRSPRRRRSYTRSRSRSRSRSRDRSHSRDRSRSRDRSRSRSRSRDRSRSRTRERSRSPSRDRDRERERSRSPEDRGDRSRSRTPMENGSPKKDDDTNE; encoded by the exons ATGCCGTCATCACTGGATTGCAAGGTTTATGTAGGTGACCTTGGCTCAGGAGCATCCAAGCAGGAGCTTGAGGAAGCTTTTTCCTACTATGGCCCCCTCAGGAATGTGTGGGTGGCTCGAAACCCTCCTGGTTTTGCCTTTGTAGAATTTGAGGATGTCCGTGATGCTGAGGATGCTGTGAGGGGCCTTGACGGCAG GACAATATGTGGGCGACGAGTCCGTGTGGAGCTGTCAACAGGCAAGTCACGAAGTCGTTTCCGGGGTCCACCACCTCGCCGTGGCCGCCCATTCCACCCGGAGGACCGCTGCTACGAGTGTGGAGAACGCGGCCACTACGCAAGGGACTGCTATAGGTACAGCCGGCGTTATGGATCCAG ATACTCCAGGTCCCGGAGTCGCAGTCGGAGCCCTCGCCGTCGCAGATCCTACACCCGCTCTAGATCACGGTCTCGCAGCAGGAGCAGGGACCGCTCTCACTCCAGAGACCGCAGCAGGTCCAGGGACAGGTCCAGGTCTCGCTCCCGCTCAAGGGACCGCAGTCGCAGCCGCACACGAGAGAGGTCAAGATCACCTTCCAGGGATAGAGATCGTGAGAGGGAACGCTCTCGCAGCCCAGAAGACAGAGG AGACAGGAGTAGATCCCGGACCCCCATGGAGAATGGCAGCCCTAAGAAGGATGATGACACCAATGAGTGA
- the LOC127001801 gene encoding transcription factor SPT20 homolog isoform X1, with product MPDASATVTPGKVGGGTLRVTPAASAPSPHRLSVGWLSEGDSDLVLMSGGAGWMGFGQTQRSRPAMRSAHYDDPWQPRTSHAPALVPSASTSTQQPVSPGPQTRTPYSLYPTAPTTSRSLSPQPPAGTSHDTLSSQSPGKSRSLSPQPRSQLPSGSVFFNTIKASRERQRVIAATNALKNPSQGKTDLGNVVLYLQGSVDAKESTLDPQVTERHWRQKQLQRQEIQKQQESQAKRFKQQREQNQEEQQRLHGHQQQLHQQQQYLQNQHQEQQRILQKQQLLQASVLKKQQENFLRTQRRKPSPQLLYQQQHVKQQLARQHQIQQQQLLYYQGQQAHSLQQQLYQVQQQLTSLQQKDLQVQQEEQKFKEEIEQEKQRQEEQKRLDEEQLVIEQQLGKQTDSTQENKNEDFNYINSLLKNVLEPSEEEERTENNEAEKFQCKEMKKKVEEEEKEEGMDENQNNKISQRSPGPPHEEEEGVESCVGRVRSFSFSNVVTEDTREESDYTRHRRKSLSLSKGPSGLNLGPSQLHLGPAGHQKGPGNLNKGPAWLSKGPGHLSKGPLEVQRGPSCLSKGPADINQGPSERHTGPSGVNKGPSHLNKGPSTQHTVYPTSYKGPSSLAKGPANKILGPANARVPSEHTP from the coding sequence CAGAAGGTGACTCCGATCTGGTCCTGATGAGTGGGGGTGCGGGCTGGATGGGGTTTGGCCAGACCCAGCGGTCACGGCCTGCCATGAGGTCGGCCCATTATGATGACCCCTGGCAGCCACGCACCTCCCATGCCCCTGCCCTTGTACCttctgcctccacctccacccaacaGCCTGTCTCTCCAGGACCTCAGACAAGGACACCTTATTCCCTCTACCCTACAGCCCCAACCACTTCTCGGTCTCTCTCCCCTCAGCCTCCAGCCGGGACTTCCCATGACACCCTCTCTTCTCAATCTCCTGGAAAGTCTCGTTCTCTTTCCCCTCAGCCTCGTTCACAGCTACCATCAGGAAGTGTCTTCTTCAACACTATCAAGGCTTccagggagaggcagagagtcATTGCTGCAACCAATGCTCTCAAAAATCCCTCACAGGGAAAGACAGACCTTGGCAATGTGGTTCTGTACCTCCAAGGGTCTGTGGACGCGAAGGAGAGCACTCTAGATCCGCAGGTGACGGAGCGACACTGGCGGCAGAAACAGCTTCAGAGACAAGAGATTCAGAAACAACAGGAAAGTCAAGCAAAAAGGTTTAAACAGCAAAGGGAACAGAACcaagaagaacaacaaagacTACATGGGCACCAGCAGCAgctccatcaacaacaacagtactTGCAAAACCAACATCAAGAACAGCAAAGAATTCTGCAAAAACAACAACTGCTCCAAGCTTCTGTTCTcaagaaacaacaagaaaactTTCTCAGAACACAGAGACGGAAGCCCAGCCCGCAGCTCCTCTATCAACAGCAACACGTCAAGCAACAGCTGGCACGGCAACACCAAATCCAGCAACAGCAGCTCCTCTATTACCAAGGACAGCAAGCACATTCCCTTCAACAACAGCTCTATCAGGTACAACAGCAGCTTACCAGCCTGCAGCAAAAGGATTTGCAGGTACAGCAAGAGGAACAGAAGTtcaaagaagaaatagaacaagagaaacagagacaggaaGAACAAAAACGGCTTGATGAAGAGCAACTGGTAATAGAACAGCAGCTTGGAAAACAGACTGATTcaacacaagaaaataaaaatgaggattTCAATTACATTAACTCCCTCCTAAAAAATGTGTTAGAACCctctgaggaagaagaaagaacagaaaataatGAAGCAGAGAAATTTCAAtgcaaggaaatgaagaagaaagtagaggaggaagagaaagaggaaggaatggatgaaaatCAAAATAACAAAATCTCACAAAGATCTCCAGGACCTCctcatgaggaagaggaaggtgtggAAAGCTGTGTTGGCAGAGTTAGGTCCTTTAGCTTCAGTAATGTGGTAACAGAGGACACCAGGGAGGAGTCCGATTACACTAGACACCGTCGAAAGTCTCTGAGTCTAAGCAAGGGCCCATCTGGACTAAATCTTGGACCATCACAGCTGCACCTTGGGCCAGCAGGTCATCAGAAAGGCCCAGGGAATTTGAATAAAGGTCCTGCCTGGTTGAGTAAGGGACCTGGGCACCTGAGTAAAGGGCCCCTTGAGGTGCAGAGAGGTCCAAGTTGCCTAAGTAAAGGGCCTGCAGATATCAACCAAGGACCGTCGGAGAGGCACACAGGGCCATCAGGAGTCAACAAAGGTCCGAGCCATCTGAACAAAGGCCCGTCAACACAACACACTGTTTATCCTACCTCATACAAGGGGCCTTCTTCCTTGGCAAAAGGCCCAGCCAATAAGATATTGGGTCCAGCAAATGCAAGAGTGCCTTCTGAACATACCCCCTGA
- the LOC127001801 gene encoding zinc finger protein 853-like isoform X2 produces the protein MSGGAGWMGFGQTQRSRPAMRSAHYDDPWQPRTSHAPALVPSASTSTQQPVSPGPQTRTPYSLYPTAPTTSRSLSPQPPAGTSHDTLSSQSPGKSRSLSPQPRSQLPSGSVFFNTIKASRERQRVIAATNALKNPSQGKTDLGNVVLYLQGSVDAKESTLDPQVTERHWRQKQLQRQEIQKQQESQAKRFKQQREQNQEEQQRLHGHQQQLHQQQQYLQNQHQEQQRILQKQQLLQASVLKKQQENFLRTQRRKPSPQLLYQQQHVKQQLARQHQIQQQQLLYYQGQQAHSLQQQLYQVQQQLTSLQQKDLQVQQEEQKFKEEIEQEKQRQEEQKRLDEEQLVIEQQLGKQTDSTQENKNEDFNYINSLLKNVLEPSEEEERTENNEAEKFQCKEMKKKVEEEEKEEGMDENQNNKISQRSPGPPHEEEEGVESCVGRVRSFSFSNVVTEDTREESDYTRHRRKSLSLSKGPSGLNLGPSQLHLGPAGHQKGPGNLNKGPAWLSKGPGHLSKGPLEVQRGPSCLSKGPADINQGPSERHTGPSGVNKGPSHLNKGPSTQHTVYPTSYKGPSSLAKGPANKILGPANARVPSEHTP, from the coding sequence ATGAGTGGGGGTGCGGGCTGGATGGGGTTTGGCCAGACCCAGCGGTCACGGCCTGCCATGAGGTCGGCCCATTATGATGACCCCTGGCAGCCACGCACCTCCCATGCCCCTGCCCTTGTACCttctgcctccacctccacccaacaGCCTGTCTCTCCAGGACCTCAGACAAGGACACCTTATTCCCTCTACCCTACAGCCCCAACCACTTCTCGGTCTCTCTCCCCTCAGCCTCCAGCCGGGACTTCCCATGACACCCTCTCTTCTCAATCTCCTGGAAAGTCTCGTTCTCTTTCCCCTCAGCCTCGTTCACAGCTACCATCAGGAAGTGTCTTCTTCAACACTATCAAGGCTTccagggagaggcagagagtcATTGCTGCAACCAATGCTCTCAAAAATCCCTCACAGGGAAAGACAGACCTTGGCAATGTGGTTCTGTACCTCCAAGGGTCTGTGGACGCGAAGGAGAGCACTCTAGATCCGCAGGTGACGGAGCGACACTGGCGGCAGAAACAGCTTCAGAGACAAGAGATTCAGAAACAACAGGAAAGTCAAGCAAAAAGGTTTAAACAGCAAAGGGAACAGAACcaagaagaacaacaaagacTACATGGGCACCAGCAGCAgctccatcaacaacaacagtactTGCAAAACCAACATCAAGAACAGCAAAGAATTCTGCAAAAACAACAACTGCTCCAAGCTTCTGTTCTcaagaaacaacaagaaaactTTCTCAGAACACAGAGACGGAAGCCCAGCCCGCAGCTCCTCTATCAACAGCAACACGTCAAGCAACAGCTGGCACGGCAACACCAAATCCAGCAACAGCAGCTCCTCTATTACCAAGGACAGCAAGCACATTCCCTTCAACAACAGCTCTATCAGGTACAACAGCAGCTTACCAGCCTGCAGCAAAAGGATTTGCAGGTACAGCAAGAGGAACAGAAGTtcaaagaagaaatagaacaagagaaacagagacaggaaGAACAAAAACGGCTTGATGAAGAGCAACTGGTAATAGAACAGCAGCTTGGAAAACAGACTGATTcaacacaagaaaataaaaatgaggattTCAATTACATTAACTCCCTCCTAAAAAATGTGTTAGAACCctctgaggaagaagaaagaacagaaaataatGAAGCAGAGAAATTTCAAtgcaaggaaatgaagaagaaagtagaggaggaagagaaagaggaaggaatggatgaaaatCAAAATAACAAAATCTCACAAAGATCTCCAGGACCTCctcatgaggaagaggaaggtgtggAAAGCTGTGTTGGCAGAGTTAGGTCCTTTAGCTTCAGTAATGTGGTAACAGAGGACACCAGGGAGGAGTCCGATTACACTAGACACCGTCGAAAGTCTCTGAGTCTAAGCAAGGGCCCATCTGGACTAAATCTTGGACCATCACAGCTGCACCTTGGGCCAGCAGGTCATCAGAAAGGCCCAGGGAATTTGAATAAAGGTCCTGCCTGGTTGAGTAAGGGACCTGGGCACCTGAGTAAAGGGCCCCTTGAGGTGCAGAGAGGTCCAAGTTGCCTAAGTAAAGGGCCTGCAGATATCAACCAAGGACCGTCGGAGAGGCACACAGGGCCATCAGGAGTCAACAAAGGTCCGAGCCATCTGAACAAAGGCCCGTCAACACAACACACTGTTTATCCTACCTCATACAAGGGGCCTTCTTCCTTGGCAAAAGGCCCAGCCAATAAGATATTGGGTCCAGCAAATGCAAGAGTGCCTTCTGAACATACCCCCTGA
- the LOC127001802 gene encoding serine/arginine-rich splicing factor 3-like isoform X4 — protein MPSSLDCKVYVGDLGSGASKQELEEAFSYYGPLRNVWVARNPPGFAFVEFEDVRDAEDAVRGLDGRTICGRRVRVELSTGKSRSRFRGPPPRRGRPFHPEDRCYECGERGHYARDCYRSRSRSRSPRRRRSYTRSRSRSRSRSRDRSHSRDRSRSRDRSRSRSRSRDRSRSRTRERSRSPSRDRDRERERSRSPEDRGDRSRSRTPMENGSPKKDDDTNE, from the exons ATGCCGTCATCACTGGATTGCAAGGTTTATGTAGGTGACCTTGGCTCAGGAGCATCCAAGCAGGAGCTTGAGGAAGCTTTTTCCTACTATGGCCCCCTCAGGAATGTGTGGGTGGCTCGAAACCCTCCTGGTTTTGCCTTTGTAGAATTTGAGGATGTCCGTGATGCTGAGGATGCTGTGAGGGGCCTTGACGGCAG GACAATATGTGGGCGACGAGTCCGTGTGGAGCTGTCAACAGGCAAGTCACGAAGTCGTTTCCGGGGTCCACCACCTCGCCGTGGCCGCCCATTCCACCCGGAGGACCGCTGCTACGAGTGTGGAGAACGCGGCCACTACGCAAGGGACTGCTATAG GTCCCGGAGTCGCAGTCGGAGCCCTCGCCGTCGCAGATCCTACACCCGCTCTAGATCACGGTCTCGCAGCAGGAGCAGGGACCGCTCTCACTCCAGAGACCGCAGCAGGTCCAGGGACAGGTCCAGGTCTCGCTCCCGCTCAAGGGACCGCAGTCGCAGCCGCACACGAGAGAGGTCAAGATCACCTTCCAGGGATAGAGATCGTGAGAGGGAACGCTCTCGCAGCCCAGAAGACAGAGG AGACAGGAGTAGATCCCGGACCCCCATGGAGAATGGCAGCCCTAAGAAGGATGATGACACCAATGAGTGA
- the LOC127001802 gene encoding serine/arginine-rich splicing factor 7-like isoform X2, producing MPSSLDCKVYVGDLGSGASKQELEEAFSYYGPLRNVWVARNPPGFAFVEFEDVRDAEDAVRGLDGRTICGRRVRVELSTGKSRSRFRGPPPRRGRPFHPEDRCYECGERGHYARDCYRYSRRYGSRSRSRSRSPRRRRSYTRSRSRSRSRSRDRSHSRDRSRSRDRSRSRSRSRDRSRSRTRERSRSPSRDRDRERERSRSPEDRGDRSRSRTPMENGSPKKDDDTNE from the exons ATGCCGTCATCACTGGATTGCAAGGTTTATGTAGGTGACCTTGGCTCAGGAGCATCCAAGCAGGAGCTTGAGGAAGCTTTTTCCTACTATGGCCCCCTCAGGAATGTGTGGGTGGCTCGAAACCCTCCTGGTTTTGCCTTTGTAGAATTTGAGGATGTCCGTGATGCTGAGGATGCTGTGAGGGGCCTTGACGGCAG GACAATATGTGGGCGACGAGTCCGTGTGGAGCTGTCAACAGGCAAGTCACGAAGTCGTTTCCGGGGTCCACCACCTCGCCGTGGCCGCCCATTCCACCCGGAGGACCGCTGCTACGAGTGTGGAGAACGCGGCCACTACGCAAGGGACTGCTATAGGTACAGCCGGCGTTATGGATCCAG GTCCCGGAGTCGCAGTCGGAGCCCTCGCCGTCGCAGATCCTACACCCGCTCTAGATCACGGTCTCGCAGCAGGAGCAGGGACCGCTCTCACTCCAGAGACCGCAGCAGGTCCAGGGACAGGTCCAGGTCTCGCTCCCGCTCAAGGGACCGCAGTCGCAGCCGCACACGAGAGAGGTCAAGATCACCTTCCAGGGATAGAGATCGTGAGAGGGAACGCTCTCGCAGCCCAGAAGACAGAGG AGACAGGAGTAGATCCCGGACCCCCATGGAGAATGGCAGCCCTAAGAAGGATGATGACACCAATGAGTGA
- the LOC127001802 gene encoding serine/arginine-rich splicing factor 7-like isoform X3 produces the protein MPSSLDCKVYVGDLGSGASKQELEEAFSYYGPLRNVWVARNPPGFAFVEFEDVRDAEDAVRGLDGRTICGRRVRVELSTGKSRSRFRGPPPRRGRPFHPEDRCYECGERGHYARDCYRYSRSRSRSRSPRRRRSYTRSRSRSRSRSRDRSHSRDRSRSRDRSRSRSRSRDRSRSRTRERSRSPSRDRDRERERSRSPEDRGDRSRSRTPMENGSPKKDDDTNE, from the exons ATGCCGTCATCACTGGATTGCAAGGTTTATGTAGGTGACCTTGGCTCAGGAGCATCCAAGCAGGAGCTTGAGGAAGCTTTTTCCTACTATGGCCCCCTCAGGAATGTGTGGGTGGCTCGAAACCCTCCTGGTTTTGCCTTTGTAGAATTTGAGGATGTCCGTGATGCTGAGGATGCTGTGAGGGGCCTTGACGGCAG GACAATATGTGGGCGACGAGTCCGTGTGGAGCTGTCAACAGGCAAGTCACGAAGTCGTTTCCGGGGTCCACCACCTCGCCGTGGCCGCCCATTCCACCCGGAGGACCGCTGCTACGAGTGTGGAGAACGCGGCCACTACGCAAGGGACTGCTATAG ATACTCCAGGTCCCGGAGTCGCAGTCGGAGCCCTCGCCGTCGCAGATCCTACACCCGCTCTAGATCACGGTCTCGCAGCAGGAGCAGGGACCGCTCTCACTCCAGAGACCGCAGCAGGTCCAGGGACAGGTCCAGGTCTCGCTCCCGCTCAAGGGACCGCAGTCGCAGCCGCACACGAGAGAGGTCAAGATCACCTTCCAGGGATAGAGATCGTGAGAGGGAACGCTCTCGCAGCCCAGAAGACAGAGG AGACAGGAGTAGATCCCGGACCCCCATGGAGAATGGCAGCCCTAAGAAGGATGATGACACCAATGAGTGA